The following proteins come from a genomic window of Kocuria palustris:
- a CDS encoding CCA tRNA nucleotidyltransferase, which translates to MTQQLDTSAVPSVVLEAGRRFADAGHDLSLVGGPVRDLFLGRVATDLDFTTDATPDQTLAAVRGWADATWEIGRDFGTIGMRRGDQQLEITTYRAEAYDPSSRKPIVAFGDSLEDDLVRRDFTINAMALRLPSMELVDPHGGVRDLAAGVLRTPGSPHSSFDDDPLRMMRAARFASQLDLQVAPEVLAAMTEMSQRLEIVSAERVREELIKLLCGRAPRRGVEIMVDTGLADVVLPEVPALKLETDEAHHHKDVYQHSLTVMEQAAELETGPDGPVPSPDLVLRLSALLHDVGKPATRRFGPDGAVTFRHHETVGAKIVKKRMKALRFDNDTIAAVTRLVELHMRFYGYGDAEWTDSAVRRYVRDAGPQLERLHRLTRSDVTTRNRRKAARLARTYDELEQRIAQLADQEELESMRPDLDGEQIMAILGIPPGPQVGKAYKHLLELRLDEGSLGEDEAEKRLRAWWESQ; encoded by the coding sequence ATGACCCAGCAGCTCGACACCTCCGCCGTCCCCTCCGTCGTCCTGGAGGCGGGCCGCCGCTTCGCCGATGCCGGCCACGACCTCTCCCTCGTGGGCGGCCCCGTGCGCGATCTCTTCCTGGGCCGGGTCGCCACGGACCTGGACTTCACCACGGATGCCACCCCCGATCAGACCCTGGCGGCGGTGCGCGGGTGGGCGGATGCCACGTGGGAGATCGGCCGCGACTTCGGCACGATCGGGATGCGTCGAGGGGATCAGCAGCTCGAGATCACCACGTACCGGGCGGAGGCCTACGACCCTTCCTCCCGCAAGCCGATCGTCGCCTTCGGGGACTCCCTCGAGGACGACCTGGTCCGGCGCGACTTCACGATCAACGCGATGGCGCTGCGGCTGCCGTCGATGGAGCTGGTGGATCCCCACGGAGGCGTGCGAGATCTGGCCGCCGGCGTGCTGCGCACCCCGGGCTCCCCGCACTCGTCGTTCGACGACGATCCCCTGCGCATGATGCGCGCAGCCCGCTTCGCCTCCCAGCTCGACCTGCAGGTCGCCCCGGAGGTCCTGGCGGCCATGACGGAGATGTCGCAGCGTCTGGAGATCGTCTCGGCGGAGCGCGTGAGGGAGGAGCTGATCAAGCTCCTGTGCGGCAGGGCCCCGCGCCGCGGGGTGGAGATCATGGTCGACACCGGCCTGGCCGACGTCGTGCTGCCGGAGGTGCCCGCGCTGAAGCTCGAGACCGACGAGGCCCACCATCACAAGGACGTCTACCAGCACTCGCTGACCGTGATGGAGCAGGCCGCGGAGCTGGAGACCGGCCCCGACGGCCCCGTGCCGAGCCCGGACCTGGTCCTGCGGCTGTCGGCGCTGCTGCACGACGTCGGCAAGCCAGCGACCCGGCGCTTCGGCCCGGACGGCGCGGTCACCTTCCGCCACCACGAGACGGTGGGGGCCAAGATCGTGAAGAAGCGCATGAAGGCGCTGCGCTTCGACAACGACACGATCGCCGCCGTCACCCGCCTGGTCGAGCTGCACATGCGCTTCTACGGCTACGGCGACGCCGAGTGGACCGATTCCGCGGTGCGCCGCTACGTGCGCGACGCCGGCCCCCAGCTCGAGCGCCTGCACCGCCTCACCCGTTCTGACGTCACGACCCGCAACCGCCGCAAGGCCGCGCGCCTGGCGCGGACGTACGACGAGCTCGAGCAGCGGATCGCGCAGCTGGCCGATCAGGAGGAGCTGGAGTCCATGCGCCCCGACCTCGACGGCGAGCAGATCATGGCGATCCTGGGCATCCCCCCGGGGCCGCAGGTGGGGAAGGCCTATAAGCACCTGCTCGAGCTGCGCCTGGACGAGGGCTCTCTGGGCGAGGATGAGGCCGAGAAGCGGCTGAGGGCTTGGTGGGAGAGCCAGTGA
- a CDS encoding NUDIX hydrolase: MAFPVPSAPKRRPSGPVAALPTVEEVSAGGIVVDFDSPDLPVAIIARINRGGRLEWCLPKGHPENEETDGVAAVREIEEETGIAGRVISPLGSIDYWFSVSGHRVHKTVHHFLLEAVGGELTTENDPDHEAVDVAWVKIDDLGRRLSFPNERRIADIAREFIIHQL, from the coding sequence ATGGCTTTCCCCGTACCCAGCGCACCCAAGAGACGGCCCTCCGGGCCCGTCGCTGCGCTGCCCACGGTGGAAGAGGTCTCGGCCGGCGGCATCGTCGTCGACTTCGACTCACCTGATCTGCCGGTGGCGATCATCGCCCGGATCAACCGCGGAGGGCGCCTGGAGTGGTGCCTCCCCAAGGGCCACCCGGAGAACGAGGAGACGGACGGCGTCGCCGCTGTCCGAGAGATCGAGGAGGAGACCGGGATCGCCGGGAGGGTGATCTCTCCGCTGGGCAGCATCGACTACTGGTTCTCCGTCTCGGGGCACCGCGTGCACAAGACCGTGCACCACTTCCTCCTGGAGGCGGTGGGCGGCGAGCTGACCACCGAGAACGATCCCGATCACGAGGCCGTGGACGTCGCGTGGGTCAAGATCGACGACCTCGGCCGCCGCCTGTCCTTCCCGAACGAGCGGCGCATCGCAGACATCGCCCGCGAGTTCATCATCCACCAGCTCTGA
- the murJ gene encoding murein biosynthesis integral membrane protein MurJ produces the protein MARSGAMSSAIMASGTLVSRILGFVKTILITVAIGSLTSVADIFQIANNLPNYIYVLVAGGVFNAVLVPQVIKASKASADDGADYISRLLTLAVIALAGITLVVVACTVPIIRVMTQDWSDQQLALGVTFALFTFPQIFFYGVYTVVGQVLNAKGAFGWYMWAPVVNNIVAIAGLLIFIRQFGSFAEAEHSLESWTSAQTLLLAGVTTLGVALQAVVLFWPLQRLGLGLRPKFGWRGIGLSQAAKLSVWTLATGVVANLAFLALTRTASIPTGFREQYLEMDPPQHIAGSASLDQAAMLYSLPHGVIGLSIATVLFNSMAAASAQGDDETLKASLSQALRYSGIATIFCTMAMIVFAGPLGMLFSGGVPESGAVIGQVFAVIAIGAPFMTTAFMLGRLFYSREDARTPFMVQLAVSILTVAAAVIISQTMPPHLVVFAVAACYAGQNILMTLLYHVIAVRTIGDYRTAEVIDTHIRAIAAALVTAVAATVVLYAMGGWDPEGWPWSSQLSAIGTLAIGGLVSAVIYLFMLKVFKLKELPELMAPLTARLRR, from the coding sequence GTGGCTCGATCCGGTGCCATGTCCAGCGCCATCATGGCCTCCGGCACGCTCGTCTCCCGGATCCTGGGCTTCGTAAAGACCATCCTCATCACGGTCGCGATCGGCTCGCTGACCTCGGTGGCGGACATCTTCCAGATCGCGAACAACCTGCCGAACTACATCTACGTGCTCGTGGCCGGCGGCGTGTTCAACGCGGTGCTGGTGCCCCAGGTGATCAAGGCCTCCAAGGCCTCCGCCGACGACGGCGCCGACTACATCTCCCGGCTGCTGACCCTGGCCGTGATCGCCCTGGCCGGGATCACGCTGGTCGTGGTGGCCTGCACCGTGCCGATCATCCGGGTCATGACCCAGGACTGGTCGGATCAGCAGCTGGCCCTGGGCGTCACGTTCGCCCTGTTCACATTCCCGCAGATCTTCTTCTACGGCGTCTACACGGTCGTGGGCCAGGTGCTCAACGCCAAGGGCGCGTTCGGCTGGTACATGTGGGCGCCCGTCGTGAACAACATCGTGGCGATCGCCGGCCTGCTGATCTTCATCCGGCAGTTCGGCAGCTTCGCGGAGGCAGAGCACTCCCTCGAGTCCTGGACCAGCGCCCAGACCCTGCTGCTGGCCGGGGTCACGACCCTGGGCGTGGCACTGCAGGCTGTCGTGCTGTTCTGGCCCCTGCAGCGACTGGGCCTCGGGCTGCGCCCCAAGTTCGGCTGGCGCGGCATCGGGCTCTCCCAGGCGGCCAAGCTCTCCGTGTGGACGCTTGCCACGGGCGTCGTCGCCAACCTCGCCTTCCTGGCGCTGACCCGCACCGCCTCGATCCCCACGGGCTTCCGCGAGCAGTACCTGGAGATGGACCCGCCGCAGCACATCGCCGGCAGCGCATCGCTGGACCAGGCGGCCATGCTCTACTCGCTGCCCCACGGCGTCATCGGCCTGTCGATCGCCACGGTCCTGTTCAACTCCATGGCAGCGGCCTCCGCCCAGGGCGACGACGAGACCCTCAAGGCCTCGCTGTCCCAGGCCCTGCGCTACTCGGGCATCGCCACGATCTTCTGCACGATGGCCATGATCGTGTTCGCCGGCCCGCTGGGCATGCTCTTCTCCGGCGGCGTCCCCGAGTCCGGTGCGGTGATCGGGCAGGTCTTCGCGGTGATCGCGATCGGCGCCCCGTTCATGACCACGGCGTTCATGCTCGGCCGCCTCTTCTACTCCCGCGAGGACGCGCGCACCCCGTTCATGGTCCAGCTGGCTGTCTCGATCCTCACGGTCGCGGCCGCGGTGATCATCAGCCAGACCATGCCTCCGCACCTGGTCGTCTTCGCCGTGGCCGCCTGCTACGCCGGGCAGAACATCCTGATGACGCTGCTGTACCACGTGATCGCGGTGCGCACGATCGGCGACTACCGCACCGCCGAGGTCATCGACACCCACATCCGCGCGATCGCCGCTGCTCTCGTCACCGCCGTCGCGGCGACCGTCGTCCTGTACGCCATGGGCGGCTGGGACCCCGAGGGCTGGCCGTGGTCCTCGCAGCTCAGCGCCATCGGCACCCTCGCCATCGGCGGTCTCGTCAGCGCCGTGATCTACCTGTTCATGCTCAAGGTGTTCAAGCTCAAGGAGCTGCCCGAGCTGATGGCCCCCCTCACGGCGCGCCTGCGCCGCTGA
- the trxB gene encoding thioredoxin-disulfide reductase — protein sequence MSPDFSPAISLDLSSSTPETSAAQSVAADPSATVHDVVIVGSGPAGYTAAIYAARANLKPIVLAGSVTAGGELMNTTEVENFPGFQDGIMGPELMGTMQAQAERFGADVRYEDALSLKLEGDIKEITVEGGEVLRAKAVILATGSAYRELGLEDEKRLSGHGVSWCATCDGFFFREQNIAVVGGGDSAIEEATFLTKFASKVTIIHRRDEFRASEIMQQRAFEDPKIEILWNKEVIGISGESKVEELTLRDTVTQEASALPVTGLFVAIGADPRTGLFADQLAIDPDGTVQVDGRSSRTSLPGVFAAGDVLDPTYKQAITAAGSGCAAAIDAGHYLDARAG from the coding sequence GTGAGCCCAGACTTCAGCCCCGCGATCAGCCTCGACCTCTCCTCGAGCACCCCGGAGACGTCCGCGGCGCAGTCCGTGGCTGCCGATCCGAGCGCCACGGTGCACGACGTCGTCATCGTGGGCTCGGGGCCGGCGGGCTACACCGCCGCCATCTACGCAGCGCGCGCGAACCTCAAGCCCATCGTGCTCGCCGGCTCGGTCACCGCCGGCGGCGAGCTCATGAACACCACCGAGGTCGAGAACTTCCCGGGATTCCAGGACGGCATCATGGGCCCCGAGCTCATGGGCACCATGCAGGCCCAGGCCGAGCGCTTCGGCGCCGACGTCCGCTACGAGGACGCTCTGTCGCTGAAGCTCGAGGGCGACATCAAGGAGATCACGGTCGAGGGCGGCGAGGTCCTGCGGGCCAAGGCCGTCATCCTGGCCACCGGCTCCGCCTACCGCGAGCTCGGCCTGGAGGACGAGAAGCGGCTGTCCGGCCACGGCGTCTCCTGGTGCGCGACCTGCGACGGCTTCTTCTTCCGCGAGCAGAACATCGCCGTGGTGGGCGGCGGAGACTCCGCGATCGAAGAGGCCACGTTCCTGACCAAGTTCGCCTCCAAGGTCACGATCATCCACCGCCGCGACGAGTTCCGCGCTTCCGAGATCATGCAGCAGCGCGCCTTCGAGGACCCCAAGATCGAGATCCTCTGGAACAAGGAGGTCATCGGCATCTCGGGCGAGTCCAAGGTCGAGGAGCTGACCCTGCGAGACACCGTCACGCAGGAGGCCTCCGCGCTTCCGGTGACCGGCCTGTTCGTGGCGATCGGCGCCGATCCCCGCACCGGCCTGTTCGCAGACCAGCTCGCGATCGATCCCGACGGCACCGTCCAGGTCGACGGCCGCTCGTCCCGGACCTCGCTGCCGGGCGTCTTCGCCGCCGGCGACGTCCTGGATCCCACCTACAAGCAGGCCATCACGGCCGCCGGCTCCGGCTGCGCCGCGGCGATCGACGCCGGGCACTACCTGGACGCCCGCGCCGGCTGA
- the trxA gene encoding thioredoxin — protein sequence MSNAAAVNESDFEAEVLQSDKPVIVDFWAEWCGPCRMVGPVLDSIAEEHDSVKVVKVNVDDNQAIAAKYGITSIPAVYVFNNGEVAKQSIGAKPKSALEKEFAEFLGA from the coding sequence ATGAGCAACGCAGCAGCCGTCAACGAGTCCGACTTCGAGGCCGAGGTCCTCCAGTCCGACAAGCCCGTCATCGTCGATTTCTGGGCCGAATGGTGCGGCCCCTGCCGCATGGTCGGCCCGGTCCTGGACTCGATCGCCGAGGAGCACGACTCCGTGAAGGTCGTGAAGGTCAACGTCGACGACAACCAGGCCATCGCCGCCAAGTACGGCATCACGTCCATCCCGGCCGTGTACGTCTTCAACAACGGCGAGGTGGCCAAGCAGTCCATCGGCGCCAAGCCCAAGTCAGCTCTCGAGAAGGAGTTCGCCGAGTTCCTCGGCGCCTGA
- a CDS encoding N-acetylmuramoyl-L-alanine amidase: MSDSSAASLGRGHSDRRVRVLRERLVRAGQLPQDTDLDGPQATEFDAALETAVRAFQQSRGLIVDGLVGPETERRLSEAQYTLGDRPLQWDRQEPMRGDDVERLQHNLSLLGLYYGHLNGAFEEKTHLAVLELQQSLGLERSGRVDHRTIEALARINKNITNSKAFSLRDFHNLESANGAVRSHRIILVPSAMIGEHPSPAEAPPADRQRSRDLSLDVAARAHELLADIGAHPVVVSDQPLQAADGTVIETPGTLDEALEGVRQPVVVVLGCDWNRSEKASGMASYFWGNSGSEQDALSPIGQRGASLIQREMVARTGALDLGCHGRQWIVLRTTPAPTIYLDMGYLSNPGESEDLERGEYRAHIAQAIAVGLQRMFAQSSQDHPTGTLSTSDIARELARRPKA; this comes from the coding sequence ATGTCCGACTCCTCTGCCGCCTCCCTGGGCCGCGGCCACAGCGACCGCCGCGTACGGGTCCTGCGCGAGCGACTCGTGCGCGCCGGCCAGCTGCCCCAGGACACCGACCTGGACGGCCCTCAGGCCACTGAGTTCGACGCCGCCCTGGAGACGGCGGTCAGGGCCTTCCAGCAGAGCCGGGGACTGATCGTCGACGGCTTGGTGGGCCCGGAGACCGAACGGCGCCTCAGCGAGGCCCAGTACACCCTGGGGGACCGTCCGCTGCAGTGGGACCGCCAGGAGCCCATGCGGGGCGACGACGTCGAGCGCCTCCAGCACAATCTGTCCCTCCTCGGTCTGTACTACGGCCATCTCAACGGCGCGTTCGAGGAGAAGACTCACCTCGCTGTGCTGGAGCTGCAGCAGAGCCTGGGACTGGAGCGCAGCGGCCGAGTGGATCACCGCACCATCGAGGCCCTGGCCCGGATCAACAAGAACATCACGAACTCCAAGGCGTTCTCTCTGCGCGACTTCCACAATCTGGAGTCCGCCAACGGCGCAGTGCGCTCGCACCGCATTATCCTGGTGCCCAGCGCCATGATCGGGGAGCACCCCAGCCCTGCGGAGGCTCCCCCTGCGGATCGGCAGCGCAGTCGGGACCTCTCCTTGGATGTCGCAGCTCGTGCCCACGAGCTGCTCGCCGACATCGGCGCCCATCCCGTCGTCGTCTCCGATCAGCCGCTCCAGGCCGCCGACGGCACGGTGATCGAGACTCCCGGCACCCTGGATGAGGCCCTCGAGGGCGTGCGCCAGCCCGTGGTCGTCGTGCTCGGATGCGATTGGAACCGCTCGGAGAAGGCCAGCGGCATGGCCTCGTACTTCTGGGGGAATTCCGGCTCCGAGCAGGACGCCCTCTCCCCGATCGGCCAGCGCGGCGCCTCGCTGATCCAGCGCGAGATGGTCGCACGCACGGGTGCACTGGATCTGGGCTGCCATGGCCGTCAGTGGATCGTCCTGCGCACCACGCCTGCGCCCACGATCTACCTGGACATGGGCTACCTCTCCAACCCCGGGGAGTCCGAGGATCTGGAGCGGGGGGAGTACCGAGCGCATATCGCTCAGGCGATCGCCGTGGGCCTGCAGCGCATGTTCGCGCAGTCCTCCCAGGATCACCCCACAGGGACGCTCAGCACCTCGGATATCGCTCGAGAGCTGGCACGACGACCCAAGGCCTGA
- a CDS encoding ParB/RepB/Spo0J family partition protein, with product MGAALQNRGGSGRPSDMFFTPTPSSAESAESADSPDEASDQQESVQSAAPAASDATTEVRTSVTEPPEGATDADRTADVSRGTSRADAEGVEPEAVVAETPAPAADLPADPDTSDLASVPGAAFAEVPVGSIHPNRKQPRQIFDEDELAELAYSIGELGVLQPIVVRPSREPDGQPYELVMGERRWRATQRAGLDTVPAIVRDTADDDLLRDALLENLHRSQLNPLEEAAAYQQLLEEFGATQEELSRRIGRSRPQISNTLRLMRLPPLVQRRVAAGVLSAGHARALLALEDPAEMERLAQRIVAEGMSVRAAEEAASLSKRGKPGRRPAARAQEHHRERLDYIADAFSDKLDTSVKINLGARKGRMTIEFASVEDLNRIISVLDPQTQDAAQED from the coding sequence ATGGGGGCAGCCCTGCAGAACCGCGGAGGAAGCGGCCGCCCGTCCGACATGTTCTTCACCCCTACTCCCTCGTCCGCGGAATCAGCGGAATCTGCCGATTCTCCGGACGAGGCCTCGGATCAGCAGGAGTCCGTGCAGTCGGCTGCTCCCGCCGCCTCGGACGCCACCACGGAGGTGCGCACTTCCGTCACCGAGCCCCCAGAGGGCGCGACGGACGCTGATCGGACGGCTGATGTTTCACGTGGAACGTCGAGGGCTGACGCGGAAGGCGTCGAACCAGAGGCCGTAGTCGCGGAAACCCCCGCGCCCGCTGCGGATCTGCCTGCGGATCCCGACACGTCGGACCTCGCCTCGGTCCCCGGCGCGGCGTTCGCGGAAGTCCCCGTGGGCAGCATCCACCCCAACCGGAAGCAGCCGCGTCAGATCTTCGACGAGGACGAGCTCGCGGAGCTCGCCTACTCCATCGGCGAGCTCGGAGTCCTTCAGCCGATCGTCGTCCGGCCGTCCCGAGAGCCGGACGGTCAGCCCTACGAGCTGGTGATGGGTGAGCGCCGTTGGCGGGCCACTCAGCGCGCGGGCCTCGACACCGTGCCCGCCATCGTCCGCGACACCGCAGATGATGACCTCCTGCGCGATGCACTGCTGGAGAACCTGCATCGCAGCCAGCTGAACCCTCTGGAAGAGGCTGCGGCGTATCAGCAGCTGCTCGAGGAGTTCGGGGCCACTCAGGAGGAACTGTCTCGACGCATCGGGCGCTCCCGTCCGCAGATCTCCAACACGCTGCGTCTGATGCGCCTGCCACCGCTGGTTCAGCGCCGGGTGGCGGCAGGTGTGCTCTCGGCCGGCCATGCTCGTGCGTTGCTGGCGCTGGAAGATCCTGCCGAGATGGAGCGGCTGGCCCAGCGCATTGTTGCTGAAGGCATGTCGGTGCGCGCTGCTGAGGAGGCAGCATCGCTGTCCAAGCGCGGCAAGCCGGGGCGTCGACCCGCGGCCAGGGCCCAGGAGCACCACAGGGAGCGTCTGGACTATATCGCCGACGCCTTCTCCGACAAGCTGGACACCAGCGTGAAGATCAACCTGGGTGCCCGCAAGGGGCGGATGACGATCGAGTTCGCCTCCGTCGAGGATCTCAATCGCATCATCTCGGTGCTGGATCCGCAGACGCAGGATGCGGCTCAGGAGGACTGA